In one Niallia taxi genomic region, the following are encoded:
- a CDS encoding DUF3243 domain-containing protein: MSILQNWDQWKDFLGDRLHHAQNDGMNKGVIGDLAFQIGDYLSNQVEPKNDQEKILADLWSVASEEEQHAIANMMVKLVQNNGSDR, translated from the coding sequence ATGTCTATATTGCAAAACTGGGATCAATGGAAAGACTTTTTAGGTGACCGCCTTCATCATGCTCAAAATGACGGAATGAATAAAGGCGTTATTGGCGATCTTGCATTCCAAATTGGTGATTACTTGTCAAATCAAGTAGAACCAAAAAATGATCAGGAAAAAATCCTTGCTGATCTTTGGTCTGTTGCATCTGAAGAAGAGCAGCATGCAATTGCGAACATGATGGTCAAGCTTGTTCAAAACAACGGATCTGACCGTTAA